In a single window of the Saccharothrix australiensis genome:
- a CDS encoding amino acid ABC transporter permease: MALSKRQRAKVFRGAQYALLVVAAAALALFADWGEIKRAFFNLDTAAAMFPSAITVALKNTVIYTALGFAFGLLLGLVLALMKLSPVAPYRWLATIYIEFFRGIPALLVFIAVSFGVPLAFGIQFDIYSTVMLALGIVGAAYMAETIRAGIQAVPKGQLEAARSLGMSQGRTLVTVVIPQAFRIILPPLTNELIMLTKDSSLIYIIGLAREQYELTKFGRETLSRSPSLTPILVVGLCYLLITLPLGHLSRYLERRTGGRKVRMPESTEV, encoded by the coding sequence ATGGCACTCTCCAAGCGACAACGGGCGAAGGTGTTCCGGGGCGCCCAGTACGCGCTGCTGGTCGTGGCCGCCGCCGCCCTGGCGCTGTTCGCCGACTGGGGCGAGATCAAGCGCGCGTTCTTCAACCTCGACACCGCGGCGGCGATGTTCCCCAGCGCCATCACGGTGGCGTTGAAGAACACCGTCATCTACACCGCGCTCGGCTTCGCGTTCGGCCTGCTGCTCGGCCTGGTGCTGGCGCTGATGAAGCTGTCGCCGGTCGCGCCGTACCGGTGGCTGGCCACCATCTACATCGAGTTCTTCCGCGGCATCCCCGCGCTGCTGGTGTTCATCGCGGTCAGCTTCGGCGTGCCGCTGGCGTTCGGCATCCAGTTCGACATCTACTCCACGGTGATGCTGGCGCTGGGCATCGTCGGCGCCGCCTACATGGCCGAGACGATCCGCGCGGGCATCCAGGCGGTGCCCAAGGGCCAGCTGGAGGCGGCCCGCTCGCTGGGCATGTCGCAGGGCCGCACGCTGGTCACGGTCGTGATACCGCAGGCGTTCCGGATCATCCTGCCGCCGCTGACCAACGAGCTGATCATGCTCACCAAGGACTCGTCGCTGATCTACATCATCGGCTTGGCGCGCGAGCAGTACGAGCTGACCAAGTTCGGCCGCGAGACGTTGAGCCGGTCGCCGTCGCTGACCCCGATCCTGGTGGTCGGCCTGTGCTACCTGCTCATCACGTTGCCGCTGGGCCACCTGTCGCGGTACCTGGAGCGGCGCACCGGCGGGCGCAAGGTGCGCATGCCGGAATCGACGGAGGTGTAG
- a CDS encoding transporter substrate-binding domain-containing protein: MARRTRNAALALLPVLALAASACATKVNTGSSDGGSGISLVKSGKLVTCTHLSYKPFQFSEGEKTVGFDVDLVDLVAKDLGVAQEIFDTPFETITSGEVFNTNKCDLAAAGMTIKPERAEAIDFSEPYFDAKQALLVKKDSPVKGLGDLRGKKVGVQLETTGEIYANEKSAEFGYTVVQFEDLPLMQTAVRTGAVEAAINDDLVLRDYVKEFPDTAVTAEFDTNERYGIGMKKGNTALKAKVDAVLKKAKDSGEYDTIYEKWFGKKPPKK; encoded by the coding sequence GTGGCCCGTCGTACCAGGAACGCAGCGCTCGCCCTGCTACCCGTGCTCGCGCTGGCCGCGTCGGCGTGCGCGACCAAGGTCAACACCGGCTCGTCGGACGGTGGTTCGGGCATCAGCCTCGTCAAGAGCGGCAAGCTGGTCACCTGCACCCACCTGTCCTACAAGCCCTTCCAGTTCAGCGAGGGCGAGAAGACCGTCGGCTTCGACGTCGACCTGGTGGACCTGGTGGCGAAGGACCTCGGGGTCGCGCAGGAGATCTTCGACACGCCGTTCGAGACCATCACCTCCGGCGAGGTCTTCAACACCAACAAGTGCGACCTCGCGGCGGCCGGCATGACGATCAAGCCGGAGCGCGCGGAGGCGATCGACTTCTCCGAGCCGTACTTCGACGCCAAGCAGGCGCTGCTGGTGAAGAAGGACTCGCCGGTCAAGGGCCTCGGTGACCTCCGGGGCAAGAAGGTCGGCGTCCAGCTGGAGACGACCGGCGAGATCTACGCCAACGAGAAGTCCGCCGAGTTCGGCTACACCGTCGTCCAGTTCGAGGACCTGCCGCTGATGCAGACCGCCGTGCGCACCGGCGCGGTCGAGGCGGCCATCAACGACGACCTCGTGCTCCGGGACTACGTCAAGGAGTTCCCGGACACCGCGGTCACCGCCGAGTTCGACACGAACGAGCGCTACGGCATCGGCATGAAGAAGGGCAACACCGCCCTCAAGGCGAAGGTCGACGCGGTCCTCAAGAAGGCCAAGGACAGCGGCGAGTACGACACCATCTACGAGAAGTGGTTCGGCAAGAAGCCGCCGAAGAAGTAG
- a CDS encoding alpha-ketoacid dehydrogenase subunit beta encodes MAAPTVDRPTSAAPAAKQTLTIAKAINTGLRAAMEADPKVLVMGEDVGKLGGVFRITDGLQKDFGEQRVLDTPLAESGIIGTAVGLAIRGYRPVCEIQFEGFIFPGFDQIVSQVAKLHFRTQGRIKLPMVIRVPFGGGIGAVEHHSESPESYFAHTAGLKVVSCSNPADAYWMIQQAIRCDDPVLFFEPKRRYYEKGEVDTTAAPGPLFASRVLRTGADATLVAYGPMVRTALDAAAAAEEEGRSLEVVDLRTLSPLDLAPVYESVRRTGRLVVVTEAPSESSISSEIAAKVQQECFYSLEAPVLRVTGFDTPYPPSKLEEEFLPDLDRVLHAVDRSLAW; translated from the coding sequence ATGGCTGCTCCGACGGTGGACCGACCCACGTCCGCGGCGCCCGCCGCGAAGCAGACGCTGACCATCGCCAAGGCCATCAACACCGGCCTGCGCGCGGCGATGGAGGCCGACCCCAAGGTCCTCGTGATGGGTGAGGACGTCGGCAAGCTCGGCGGCGTCTTCCGCATCACCGACGGCCTCCAGAAGGACTTCGGCGAGCAGCGCGTCCTCGACACGCCGCTGGCGGAGTCCGGCATCATCGGCACGGCGGTCGGCCTCGCGATCCGCGGCTACCGGCCCGTGTGCGAGATCCAGTTCGAGGGCTTCATCTTCCCCGGCTTCGACCAGATCGTCAGCCAGGTCGCGAAGCTCCACTTCCGCACCCAGGGCAGGATCAAGCTGCCGATGGTGATCCGGGTGCCGTTCGGCGGCGGCATCGGCGCGGTCGAGCACCACTCCGAGTCGCCCGAGTCGTACTTCGCGCACACCGCCGGCCTGAAGGTCGTGTCGTGCTCGAACCCGGCCGACGCGTACTGGATGATCCAGCAGGCGATCAGGTGCGACGACCCGGTGCTGTTCTTCGAGCCCAAGCGCCGCTACTACGAGAAGGGCGAGGTCGACACCACGGCCGCGCCCGGCCCGCTGTTCGCGTCGAGGGTGCTGCGCACCGGCGCGGACGCGACCCTGGTGGCCTACGGCCCGATGGTCCGCACCGCACTGGACGCCGCGGCGGCGGCCGAGGAGGAGGGCCGCTCGCTGGAGGTCGTCGACCTGCGCACGCTGTCCCCGCTGGACCTGGCCCCGGTGTACGAGTCGGTGCGGCGCACCGGGCGGCTGGTCGTGGTGACCGAGGCGCCCAGCGAGTCGTCCATCTCCAGCGAGATCGCGGCGAAGGTGCAGCAGGAGTGCTTCTACTCCCTGGAAGCGCCGGTGCTGCGGGTGACCGGCTTCGACACGCCGTACCCGCCGTCGAAGCTGGAGGAGGAGTTCCTCCCCGACCTCGACCGGGTGCTGCACGCCGTCGACCGCTCACTGGCCTGGTAA
- a CDS encoding dihydrolipoamide acetyltransferase family protein has product MPQFKQFPLPDTAEGLTEAEILTWHVGPGDAVKVNDIIVEIETAKAAVELPCPWDGVVTELLVEVGQTVEVGAPIITIDVDPTGAAGAPATNGAPAPAKGAEDEGRVANLVGYGPKTGPAKRRARKDAPAPAPVAATPAPVAPPAPAVAPAPAAAVAPPRPAPVARQATAPDPVTPAPVTPAPGGYVPLAKPPVRKLAKDLGVDLHGLTGSGPGGVITREDVEAALAGAPEPSTAPTASTVDGGARERRVPIKGVRKATAQAMVDSAFTAPHVTEFLTVDVTPMMELRARLKNAPEFRDVKLTPLAFAAKAVVLAARRTPDVNATWDAAAGEIVYKDYVHLGIAAATPRGLVVPKVRDADRMSLRELAIALDELATVAREGRTPPADMLNGTITITNVGVFGVDTGTPIINPGESAILALGAIRDMPWVVDGQVVPRKVCQLALSFDHRVVDGQQGSRFLADVGALLADPGVAMTY; this is encoded by the coding sequence ATGCCGCAGTTCAAGCAGTTCCCCCTGCCCGACACGGCGGAGGGGCTGACCGAGGCCGAGATCCTGACCTGGCACGTGGGTCCGGGTGACGCGGTCAAGGTCAACGACATCATCGTGGAGATCGAGACCGCCAAGGCGGCGGTCGAGCTGCCGTGCCCGTGGGACGGCGTGGTGACCGAGCTGCTGGTCGAGGTGGGGCAGACGGTCGAGGTCGGCGCGCCGATCATCACCATCGACGTCGACCCGACCGGGGCGGCGGGCGCGCCGGCGACGAACGGCGCGCCCGCGCCCGCGAAGGGCGCCGAGGACGAGGGCCGGGTCGCCAACCTGGTCGGGTACGGGCCGAAGACGGGTCCGGCGAAGCGCCGCGCCCGCAAGGACGCGCCCGCGCCCGCCCCGGTGGCCGCGACCCCGGCCCCGGTGGCGCCGCCCGCGCCGGCCGTGGCACCGGCACCGGCGGCTGCGGTCGCACCGCCCCGGCCCGCCCCGGTGGCGCGGCAGGCGACGGCTCCGGACCCGGTCACCCCGGCTCCGGTCACCCCGGCTCCGGGCGGCTACGTGCCGCTGGCCAAGCCGCCGGTCCGCAAGCTGGCCAAGGACCTGGGCGTCGACCTGCACGGCCTGACCGGCAGCGGCCCCGGCGGCGTGATCACGCGCGAGGACGTGGAAGCGGCCCTCGCGGGTGCGCCCGAGCCGTCGACCGCGCCCACCGCGTCCACTGTGGACGGTGGGGCGCGTGAGCGGCGGGTGCCCATCAAGGGCGTCCGCAAGGCGACCGCGCAGGCGATGGTGGACAGCGCCTTCACCGCGCCGCACGTCACGGAGTTCCTGACCGTCGACGTGACCCCGATGATGGAGCTGCGCGCGCGGTTGAAGAACGCGCCCGAGTTCCGGGACGTCAAGCTGACGCCGCTGGCGTTCGCGGCGAAGGCCGTGGTGCTGGCGGCCCGCCGCACCCCCGACGTGAACGCGACGTGGGACGCGGCGGCCGGCGAGATCGTCTACAAGGACTACGTCCACCTGGGCATCGCGGCGGCCACGCCGCGCGGCCTGGTGGTGCCGAAGGTCCGGGACGCCGACCGGATGTCGTTGCGGGAGTTGGCGATCGCGCTCGACGAGCTGGCCACGGTCGCCCGCGAGGGCAGGACGCCACCGGCGGACATGCTCAACGGCACCATCACCATCACCAACGTCGGCGTCTTCGGCGTCGACACCGGCACGCCGATCATCAACCCCGGCGAGTCGGCGATCCTCGCCCTGGGCGCGATCCGGGACATGCCGTGGGTGGTCGACGGCCAGGTGGTGCCGCGCAAGGTGTGCCAGCTGGCGCTCAGCTTCGACCACCGCGTGGTCGACGGCCAGCAGGGCTCGCGGTTCCTGGCCGACGTCGGCGCGCTGCTGGCCGACCCCGGTGTGGCGATGACGTACTGA
- a CDS encoding amino acid ABC transporter ATP-binding protein yields MTAATEAPDGLAVEITGLAKSFGSLEVLKGIDLSVRRGDVVCVIGPSGSGKSTLLRCVNLLEEPSAGRIVVNGVELTHPDVDIDRARTGIGMVFQGFNLFSHLNVLNNLTVAQRKVLKRSPDEAQRIALRNLERVGLSEKVDAMPAQLSGGQQQRVAIARALSMEPSVMLFDEPTSALDPELVGDVLGVMRQLADEGMTMLVVTHEMQFAREVADRVLFVDGGLVVEEGPAEQVIGDPRHERTKSFLARVLNPTHQGPGA; encoded by the coding sequence ATGACCGCTGCAACCGAGGCCCCGGACGGCCTGGCCGTCGAGATCACCGGGCTGGCGAAGTCGTTCGGGTCGCTGGAGGTGCTCAAGGGCATCGACCTCTCGGTCCGGCGCGGTGACGTGGTGTGCGTCATCGGGCCCTCCGGCTCGGGCAAGTCGACGCTGCTGCGGTGCGTGAACCTGCTGGAGGAGCCCAGCGCGGGCCGGATCGTCGTCAACGGGGTCGAGCTGACCCACCCGGACGTGGACATCGACCGGGCGCGGACCGGCATCGGGATGGTGTTCCAGGGCTTCAACCTGTTCTCGCACCTGAACGTCCTGAACAACCTGACCGTCGCGCAGCGCAAGGTGCTCAAGCGCTCGCCCGACGAGGCGCAGCGGATCGCGCTGCGCAACCTGGAGCGCGTCGGGCTGTCGGAGAAGGTCGACGCCATGCCCGCGCAGCTGTCCGGCGGGCAGCAGCAGCGGGTGGCGATCGCGCGGGCGCTGTCGATGGAGCCGTCGGTGATGCTGTTCGACGAGCCGACCTCGGCGCTGGACCCCGAACTGGTGGGCGACGTGCTGGGCGTGATGCGGCAGCTCGCCGACGAGGGGATGACGATGCTCGTGGTGACGCACGAGATGCAGTTCGCGCGCGAGGTGGCCGACCGGGTGCTGTTCGTGGACGGCGGGCTCGTGGTCGAGGAGGGCCCGGCGGAGCAGGTCATCGGCGACCCGCGGCACGAGCGGACGAAGTCGTTCCTGGCGCGCGTGCTGAACCCGACCCACCAGGGGCCCGGCGCCTGA
- the pdhA gene encoding pyruvate dehydrogenase (acetyl-transferring) E1 component subunit alpha — MSSPEKWTHPGPDSPPATAAAPTAAQVIAGLRATDEGGADLVQLLTPEGERVRHPDFDIDITADELRGLYRDMVLVRRIDREANALQRKGELGLWVPLLGQEAAQIGAGRALKPMDMAFPSYREHGVAWCRGVQPGQILSMFRGTDNGSWDPVEHRFHPYTIVIGNQVLNAAGYAMGQKFDGKVGDADSEATMVFFGDGATSQGDVHEGFVWAAVYDAPLVFFCQNNQWAISEPTERQSRLPLYQRARGYGFPGIRVDGNDVLASLAVSRWALEECRQGNGPILIEAFTYRMDAHTTSDDPSRYRLSDELELWKLKDPIERVKVHLVKQQWADQAFFDSVEADAEELAIGMREYCVNLPTPPASRIFSQVYAEANPVLDAQRDEFLAYQAGFAGGEH, encoded by the coding sequence ATGTCGTCCCCTGAGAAATGGACGCACCCGGGGCCGGACAGCCCGCCGGCCACCGCCGCCGCACCGACCGCGGCACAGGTGATCGCGGGCCTGCGAGCGACCGACGAGGGCGGCGCCGACCTGGTGCAGCTGCTCACCCCCGAGGGCGAGCGGGTCCGGCACCCCGACTTCGACATCGACATCACGGCCGACGAGCTGCGCGGGCTCTACCGCGACATGGTCCTCGTGCGGCGGATCGACCGCGAGGCGAACGCGCTCCAGCGCAAGGGCGAGCTGGGCCTGTGGGTGCCGCTGCTCGGCCAGGAGGCCGCGCAGATCGGCGCGGGCCGGGCGCTCAAGCCGATGGACATGGCGTTCCCGAGCTACCGCGAGCACGGCGTGGCCTGGTGCCGGGGCGTCCAGCCGGGCCAGATCCTGAGCATGTTCCGGGGCACCGACAACGGCTCCTGGGACCCGGTGGAGCACCGGTTCCACCCGTACACGATCGTCATCGGCAACCAGGTCCTCAACGCCGCCGGCTACGCGATGGGCCAGAAGTTCGACGGCAAGGTGGGCGACGCCGACAGCGAGGCCACGATGGTCTTCTTCGGCGACGGCGCGACCAGCCAGGGCGACGTGCACGAGGGCTTCGTGTGGGCGGCCGTGTACGACGCGCCCCTCGTCTTCTTCTGCCAGAACAACCAGTGGGCCATCTCCGAGCCCACCGAGCGCCAGTCCCGCCTGCCGCTGTACCAGCGGGCGCGCGGCTACGGCTTCCCCGGCATCCGGGTCGACGGGAACGACGTGCTGGCGTCGCTCGCCGTGTCCCGCTGGGCGCTGGAGGAGTGCCGCCAGGGCAACGGCCCGATCCTGATCGAGGCGTTCACCTACCGGATGGACGCGCACACCACGTCCGACGACCCGTCCCGCTACCGGCTGTCCGACGAGCTGGAGCTGTGGAAGCTGAAGGACCCGATCGAGCGGGTGAAGGTGCACCTGGTCAAGCAGCAGTGGGCCGACCAGGCGTTCTTCGACTCCGTCGAGGCCGACGCCGAGGAGCTCGCGATCGGGATGCGCGAGTACTGCGTCAACCTGCCGACGCCGCCCGCGTCGCGGATCTTCAGCCAGGTCTACGCCGAGGCCAACCCCGTGCTGGACGCCCAGCGCGACGAGTTCCTGGCCTACCAGGCCGGTTTCGCGGGAGGTGAGCACTGA
- a CDS encoding MGH1-like glycoside hydrolase domain-containing protein: MNEHRQQAERARLGEADAPTAPWRRWGPYLAGRQWGTVREDYSASGAAWRSFPFDHARSRAYRWGEDGIAGICDVHGFLNLALALWNGRDPILKERYFGLTNDEGNHGEDVKEHWWVTDGTPTHSWMQVVYRYPQAEFPYRELREMAARAGRQAREPELSDTGVLDDNRFFDVQVTYAKASPTDICVDVTATNHGPAPAPLHLLPQLWFRNTWSWGRDDRRPTLEASTKDGWRRVTAEHGALGRYTLHVEGSPTLLVTDNETNEAELFGAVANPTRFTKDGIDRYVVRGDTGACQVVGPDDVGAPGTKVAAWYSFDPVEPGESVTVRLRLVEGDGHVDAFGPTFRSTLDARRAEADEFHRTDLDPLRAKVVRRALAGLMWTKQHYRFRTREWLDGDPAQPAAPQSRRSPHARNAHWQHFDVADVISMPDEWEYPWFAAWDLAFHTVPFAMVDPAFAKEQLLLLCREWLMHPNGQLPAYEWEFGDVNPPVHAWAALQVYQVDEDRKFLAKVFHKLLLNFSWWVNRKDADGSYLFEGGFLGMDNIGPVNRSEPMLGQWRLEQSDATSWMAAYSLHLMRMALELARHDESYEDVATKFVEHFLSIAEASTRFGSGGRGIWDEADGFCYDVVSRRLPDGTVESQPVRVRSMVGLIPVLACAVLEPRVFEELPGFGRRLEHLLARRPELGQFLTRREGRVLLSLLDEPKLRRVLRRMLDEGEFLSPHGIRSLSAAHREGLEVQVADQEHRMGYEPGESRTPMFGGNSNWRGPVWFPTNALLVEALRTIESFHGGRFHVELPTRSQRHLTAGQAADELVRRLVSLFLPDHDGRRPADGKRIESTDSALWREHITFSEYFDGDTGEGLGATHQTGWTALVASLLTDRRQTGAPGASIV, translated from the coding sequence GTGAACGAGCACCGGCAGCAGGCGGAACGGGCGCGGTTGGGTGAAGCCGACGCACCCACCGCGCCCTGGCGCCGCTGGGGTCCCTACCTGGCCGGACGGCAGTGGGGCACGGTCCGCGAGGACTACTCGGCGAGCGGCGCCGCCTGGCGCTCCTTCCCGTTCGACCACGCGCGCTCGCGCGCCTACCGGTGGGGCGAGGACGGCATCGCGGGCATCTGCGACGTGCACGGCTTCCTCAACCTCGCGCTCGCGCTGTGGAACGGCCGCGACCCGATCCTCAAGGAGCGGTACTTCGGCCTGACCAACGACGAGGGCAACCACGGTGAGGACGTCAAAGAGCACTGGTGGGTGACCGACGGCACGCCGACCCACTCGTGGATGCAGGTGGTCTACCGGTACCCGCAGGCCGAGTTCCCCTACCGCGAGCTGCGCGAGATGGCCGCCCGCGCCGGGCGGCAGGCCCGCGAGCCGGAGCTGTCCGACACGGGCGTGCTGGACGACAACCGGTTCTTCGACGTCCAGGTGACCTACGCCAAGGCGTCGCCCACCGACATCTGCGTCGACGTCACGGCCACCAACCACGGCCCGGCCCCGGCACCGCTGCACCTGCTGCCGCAGCTGTGGTTCCGCAACACCTGGTCGTGGGGGCGCGACGACCGCCGGCCGACGCTGGAGGCGTCCACGAAGGACGGCTGGCGGCGGGTCACCGCCGAGCACGGCGCGCTCGGCCGGTACACGCTGCACGTCGAGGGCTCGCCGACGCTGCTCGTCACCGACAACGAGACCAACGAGGCGGAGCTGTTCGGGGCGGTCGCGAACCCGACCAGGTTCACCAAGGACGGCATCGACCGGTACGTGGTGCGCGGCGACACCGGCGCGTGCCAGGTCGTCGGGCCGGACGACGTGGGCGCGCCCGGCACGAAGGTCGCCGCCTGGTACTCGTTCGACCCGGTGGAGCCCGGCGAGTCGGTCACCGTGCGGCTCCGGCTGGTCGAGGGCGACGGGCACGTCGACGCGTTCGGCCCGACGTTCCGGTCCACCCTGGACGCCCGCCGCGCGGAGGCGGACGAGTTCCACCGCACCGACCTGGACCCGTTGCGCGCCAAGGTGGTCCGGCGCGCCCTGGCGGGTCTGATGTGGACCAAGCAGCACTACCGGTTCCGCACCAGGGAGTGGCTGGACGGCGACCCGGCGCAGCCGGCCGCGCCGCAGTCGCGGCGCTCGCCGCACGCCCGGAACGCGCACTGGCAGCACTTCGACGTCGCCGACGTGATCTCCATGCCGGACGAGTGGGAGTACCCCTGGTTCGCGGCGTGGGACCTGGCGTTCCACACGGTGCCGTTCGCGATGGTGGACCCGGCGTTCGCGAAGGAGCAGCTCCTGCTGCTGTGCCGCGAGTGGCTGATGCACCCCAACGGCCAGCTCCCCGCCTACGAGTGGGAGTTCGGCGACGTGAACCCGCCGGTGCACGCGTGGGCGGCGTTGCAGGTGTACCAGGTCGACGAGGACCGAAAGTTCCTGGCGAAGGTCTTCCACAAGCTGCTGCTGAACTTCTCGTGGTGGGTCAACCGCAAGGACGCCGATGGCAGCTACCTGTTCGAGGGCGGCTTCCTCGGCATGGACAACATCGGGCCGGTCAACCGGTCCGAGCCGATGCTGGGCCAGTGGCGGCTGGAGCAGTCCGACGCGACCTCCTGGATGGCGGCCTACAGCCTGCACCTGATGCGGATGGCGCTGGAGCTGGCGCGGCACGACGAGTCGTACGAGGACGTGGCCACGAAGTTCGTGGAGCACTTCCTGAGCATCGCCGAGGCGTCCACCCGGTTCGGTTCGGGCGGGCGCGGCATCTGGGACGAGGCGGACGGCTTCTGCTACGACGTGGTGTCCCGCCGGCTGCCGGACGGCACGGTCGAGTCGCAGCCCGTGCGGGTGCGGTCGATGGTGGGCCTCATCCCGGTGCTGGCGTGCGCGGTGCTCGAACCTCGGGTGTTCGAGGAGCTGCCCGGCTTCGGCCGCCGGCTGGAGCACCTGCTGGCGCGCCGCCCCGAGCTCGGGCAGTTCCTCACCCGGCGGGAGGGCCGCGTGCTGCTGTCCCTGCTGGACGAGCCCAAGCTGCGCCGCGTGCTGCGCCGGATGCTCGACGAGGGCGAGTTCCTGTCGCCGCACGGCATCCGCAGCCTGTCGGCCGCGCACCGGGAGGGCCTGGAGGTGCAGGTCGCCGACCAGGAGCACCGGATGGGCTACGAGCCGGGCGAGTCGCGCACGCCGATGTTCGGCGGCAACTCGAACTGGCGCGGGCCGGTGTGGTTCCCCACGAACGCCCTGCTGGTGGAGGCGCTGCGGACGATCGAGTCCTTCCACGGCGGTCGGTTCCACGTGGAACTTCCCACCCGGTCGCAGCGCCACCTCACGGCGGGCCAGGCGGCGGACGAGCTGGTCAGGCGGCTGGTGTCGCTGTTCCTGCCGGACCACGACGGCAGGCGGCCGGCGGACGGCAAGCGGATCGAGTCGACCGACTCGGCGCTGTGGCGCGAGCACATCACCTTCAGCGAGTACTTCGACGGCGACACGGGCGAGGGGCTGGGCGCCACGCACCAGACCGGGTGGACGGCCCTGGTCGCGAGCCTGTTGACGGATCGTCGCCAAACCGGCGCTCCGGGTGCATCTATTGTGTGA
- a CDS encoding M20/M25/M40 family metallo-hydrolase: MDRSALTRTVRGLWDDDILPSLSDLVAVPAISPAFDPAWEEHGHLAAAVEHVRAWLADRDLPGATIEVVRLAGRTPLLLVDVPATGATTDTVLLYGHLDKQPPVANWSEGLGPWTPVVRDGRLYGRGAADDGYSGYAAIAAVEAVRAAGGEHARCVVLLETGEESGSPDLPAYLEHLRPRLGDVSLVVCLDSGGSDYDRMWLTTSLRGLVQVTMTVRVLESGMHSGMASGIVPSSFRIARRLLDRLEDSATGEVLIPEMHVEVPANRVAEVRQAVASAPGVQVGTVPWAAGTRPVASDEVELALNAGWRPTLSVTGADGLPAPDDAGNVLRPFTTLVLSFRLPPTADAAASVEAVRQRLTTDVPYGAVVELSRVEHADGWNAPELAPWLRDTLDRVGEDVFDAPWRTVSLGGSIPFMGLLHEAYPDAQFLVTGAVGPDSNCHVPDEWLHLAHAARVTEAVAVVLDAHTRR, translated from the coding sequence ATGGACCGTTCAGCGCTGACCCGTACCGTCCGCGGCCTCTGGGACGACGACATCCTCCCGAGCCTGTCCGATCTGGTCGCGGTGCCCGCGATCTCACCCGCGTTCGACCCGGCCTGGGAGGAGCACGGCCACCTCGCCGCCGCCGTCGAGCACGTGCGGGCCTGGCTCGCCGACCGCGACCTCCCCGGCGCCACGATCGAGGTGGTGCGGCTGGCGGGCCGCACGCCGCTGCTGCTGGTCGACGTGCCCGCCACGGGCGCGACGACGGACACCGTGCTGCTCTACGGCCACCTGGACAAGCAGCCGCCGGTGGCGAACTGGTCCGAGGGCCTGGGCCCGTGGACGCCGGTCGTGCGCGACGGGCGGCTCTACGGCCGGGGCGCGGCCGACGACGGCTACTCGGGTTACGCGGCGATCGCGGCCGTCGAGGCGGTGCGCGCGGCGGGCGGCGAGCACGCCCGGTGCGTCGTGCTGCTGGAGACCGGCGAGGAGTCCGGCAGCCCGGACCTGCCCGCCTACCTGGAGCACCTGCGGCCCCGGCTCGGCGACGTGTCGCTGGTGGTGTGCCTGGACTCGGGCGGCAGCGACTACGACCGGATGTGGCTGACCACGTCGCTGCGCGGGCTGGTGCAGGTGACGATGACCGTGCGGGTGCTGGAGAGCGGCATGCACTCGGGCATGGCCAGCGGCATCGTGCCGAGCTCGTTCCGGATCGCCCGGCGGCTGCTGGACCGGCTGGAGGACTCCGCGACCGGCGAGGTGCTGATCCCCGAGATGCACGTCGAGGTGCCCGCGAACCGGGTCGCCGAGGTGCGCCAGGCCGTCGCCAGCGCGCCGGGCGTCCAGGTCGGCACGGTGCCGTGGGCGGCGGGCACGCGGCCGGTCGCCTCGGACGAGGTCGAGCTGGCGCTGAACGCGGGCTGGCGGCCCACGCTGTCGGTCACCGGCGCGGACGGCCTGCCCGCGCCGGACGACGCGGGCAACGTGCTCCGGCCGTTCACGACGCTCGTGCTGAGCTTCCGGCTGCCGCCGACCGCCGACGCCGCGGCGTCCGTCGAGGCCGTGCGGCAGCGGCTGACCACGGACGTGCCCTACGGCGCGGTGGTCGAGCTGAGCCGGGTCGAGCACGCCGACGGCTGGAACGCGCCGGAACTCGCGCCGTGGCTGCGGGACACGCTGGACCGCGTCGGCGAGGACGTGTTCGACGCGCCGTGGCGGACCGTGTCGCTGGGCGGCTCGATCCCGTTCATGGGGCTGCTGCACGAGGCGTACCCGGACGCGCAGTTCCTGGTGACGGGCGCGGTCGGGCCGGACAGCAACTGCCACGTGCCGGACGAGTGGCTGCACCTCGCGCACGCCGCGCGGGTGACCGAGGCCGTGGCGGTGGTGCTGGACGCGCACACCCGCCGGTGA